The Actinomyces viscosus genome segment AGATAGACCTCAGACACACACACGCTTGGGCCACGATGTGTGATCCGTCCAGTACAGAAGCCCACTTCCAGTAACAGTTGCGCCGATTCCCACTGCATTCAACACGGCACCCGCAGGAAGACCGACAATGGTCCCATCTAGGAAGCCCCCTACCGCAGCCGTGGCACCACCAGCCACAATGACATACCAGGCATAACCAACAATAGCCCATTTGGGGATACTGACGCACACAGAAGCCGGCTGTTCAACGGGGTCAGGCTTTCCCGCGACCAGCCGATCATAGGTCTCAACCGCTTTCCGGTAGTCTTCAGGTGAAGCCTTCGCCTTATACTCGGCTTGAAGTTCCACCACCTTCGCCTGCTCAGGACTTTGCGCAACCGGTTGAGGTGCAGCCACAGCCTGCCCTGCCGAGCCGAACAACATTCCGATCGCCACAACAAAAGCCATCACTGGAACACTTACCCGTCCCAGCACTCGCGTCGCACTCATTGAGACCTCTCCTTCGAGCTCAAGTAGAATACTTGAGCATTCCACATTCATCACAACCCACCGACCGGATGACTGACATATCTATCATAACCCTCCGTGAAAAAACTCTCATCAGATAGCATGTCAAATATTCGAGGTTCCCACATTCGTCTCTGACCATCGATTTCACACAAGCCATTTCAACAAAACCATCCCTTACGACACAGGCGACCCAGACGGCGACACGTTGTACATTTCCCACAAACCTGAGATCCGCCTGGGAGAAATTCTCATCACTGACCGACCCCTACAGCACGGCGGACATGAGGCGGCAGACGTTGTCCACGTAGCGGTTATACCAGGGCTCGGTGGCCCACAGCTCGGGGGTCAGCTCGGTGCAGATGGCCCGGTAGTCGGCGTCGTTGATGCGCAGCAGGTCATCGAGGTCCCCGCCGAAGGCCAGCAGCATGACCTCGTAGTTGAGGGCGAAGGAGCGGAAGTCCATGTTGGAGGACCCGATCACCCCGACCTCGTCGTCGACCGTCATGTACTTCGAGTGCAGGACGGTTGGCGACGGATAGAGGTAGATCCGCACCCCCGCCGCCAGGAGCGCCGAGTAGTAGGAGCGCTGGGCGTGGCTGACGATGAACTGGTCGGACTCCTTGCCCACGAACAGCTCGACCTCCACCCCCCGGTAGGCGGCCGAGGTCATCGCCGACAGCAGCGCCTCGTCGGGGATGAAGTAGGGGCTGGTGATGGACACGCGCCGCTTGGCCCCGTTGATGAGCGCCAGGAACATCCGCAGGTTCGGCTCGGTGGGGTAGCCGGGCCCGGAGGGGACGAGCTGCATGGCGTTGACGACGGCATCGGGCCGCCCGGGCCTCGGGGCCGGCGTCCCCACCGGGATGCCCGGCAGCCCCGCCATCTCCGGCAGGGTCTCCACCGGCGTGCCCAGGGCCAGGTCGAAGGCCTCGAGCTGCTCACCGGCCTCGAAGTACCAGTCCATGGCAAAGATGGCCTGGGCCTCCAGGACGATCTCGCCGGTGACCTCCACGGACAGGTCCTCCCAGCGGCGCCCGGCCCGCACGTTGCGCCGGGTCCGGTAGGTGGGGTCGATGACGTTGTGGCTGCCGATGAAGGCCTTCTCACCGTCGACGACGAGGATCTTGCGGTGGTTGCG includes the following:
- a CDS encoding phospholipase D-like domain-containing protein — translated: MTLPPVLATTWVVIEYLIKIAALGTVPENRRPSSSTAWLLLIFLLPLVGLPLYLLIGSPWVHGTRRRQQHTVNEITLDYTRAMPDLPKGARPSTYLAGALRMNRRLTGLPCVSGEVVAVHAEPSSTYEAMARAVDAATDHVHVEFYIMSWDEVTEVFFASLERAVARGVTVRLLLDHLGSRKYPGWKQFCQRMTDAGIRWRLMMPLLPLKRRWRRPDLRNHRKILVVDGEKAFIGSHNVIDPTYRTRRNVRAGRRWEDLSVEVTGEIVLEAQAIFAMDWYFEAGEQLEAFDLALGTPVETLPEMAGLPGIPVGTPAPRPGRPDAVVNAMQLVPSGPGYPTEPNLRMFLALINGAKRRVSITSPYFIPDEALLSAMTSAAYRGVEVELFVGKESDQFIVSHAQRSYYSALLAAGVRIYLYPSPTVLHSKYMTVDDEVGVIGSSNMDFRSFALNYEVMLLAFGGDLDDLLRINDADYRAICTELTPELWATEPWYNRYVDNVCRLMSAVL